In Sulfuricurvum sp., the genomic stretch TACAACCCCCTAAAGCTACCTGCATCTTCCGGATGCAGGAGATTTGAAGTCGTAAATAATAATAAAAATCGTATTTTATCAAATAAGTCCAATTATAACGATACTATGCGGTCAATTCCCGCAAAACGGTGATGAAAAAGTCGGCAAAACCTTAGAAAATAGTCGTATCATTGTACACGTTTAAAAATATTTGACATTCCGATATAGACGATATATAATACTATAGTATTATTTTAATCGGAGGTCACCCATGCGTCAGACTACCAGTATGAAACTCGACCCTACCGTGAAACAAGAAGCCCAAAAGATATTTAATGAATTGGGGCTTAGTCTCGGTGAAGCGGTCAACCTCTTTTTAAATCAAGTGCGGCTCCGTAAAGGTATCCCTTTTGACATCGAAATTCCAAACGAAGAGACCCAAGCGGTCATGCGAGACGTTTTGGAGGGGAAAAATCTCGAACCGTTTTCACTCAATGATCTAATAAATGAGAGAA encodes the following:
- a CDS encoding type II toxin-antitoxin system RelB/DinJ family antitoxin; translated protein: MRQTTSMKLDPTVKQEAQKIFNELGLSLGEAVNLFLNQVRLRKGIPFDIEIPNEETQAVMRDVLEGKNLEPFSLNDLINERKRA